ACAGAACTTGGTCCAGTTTTAACAGGAATTATTATTGCAGGAAGAGTCGGTGCTTCAATTGCGGCAGAATTGGGTTCTATGAAAGTTACCGAACAGTTGGATGCTCTTGAAACAATGGGAATTAGTCAAATTAGATATTTAGCAATGCCAAGATTTTTTGCATCAATTATTATGCTTCCCATTTTAATAATTTTTGCAAATATTATTGCTGTACTTGGAGCTTATTTAGTTTCAAATTTTTTCTTGAATGTTTCATATGCGGTTTTTTTTGATTCCGTAAAAAGATTTTTTACGATGGGTGATTTTTTATTCGGGATGTTTAAGGGAATGATTTTTGGTGGAGTTACTGCATTACTTGGATGTCATATAGGATTCAGAACCGAAGGCGGTGCAGAAGGTGTGGGAAAATCAACAATCCGTTCTTTTGTAGTTTCATCTGCAGTAATTTTAATTTTAGATT
The nucleotide sequence above comes from Ignavibacteriota bacterium. Encoded proteins:
- a CDS encoding ABC transporter permease, which encodes MSLKLFENIFSFVGRKTINFFQEFGQVSILFLKVIGFFPKIFKNRKLVIAQMEHIGVGSLPLVIIIAIFTGAVAAWQAAYQLKGLAPISFLGTATSRAIITELGPVLTGIIIAGRVGASIAAELGSMKVTEQLDALETMGISQIRYLAMPRFFASIIMLPILIIFANIIAVLGAYLVSNFFLNVSYAVFFDSVKRFFTMGDFLFGMFKGMIFGGVTALLGCHIGFRTEGGAEGVGKSTIRSFVVSSAVILILDYALWSIVF